A DNA window from Babylonia areolata isolate BAREFJ2019XMU chromosome 28, ASM4173473v1, whole genome shotgun sequence contains the following coding sequences:
- the LOC143301760 gene encoding uncharacterized protein LOC143301760 — MADAKPSLARDGTMQVTAKEGIDYLKSEGKTKLLEFQGLADPEPSKPALPRDNTMAVTAKEGERLLDSTGGAPDEDAQTRGQQRKLEEIKNETAPEPPAKKAKLAKDTTMVATTKEAKDLLGKEKLGDTRQETARKSSGKPSPKRGVTMAKTLEEAKYLLQGKEVDVTEGRRTRSQSKPAPAKPAVKRAGTMQNTAKEGKEYLKRGKGKGKGKKTAAAADDDKVEEEKEEEEEEEAAEKEEAKEEEEEEDAE; from the exons ATGGCTGATGCAAAGCCTAGCCTGGCCCGTGATGGTACAATGCAAGTTACCGCTAAG GAGGGCATCGACTACCTGAAGTCTGAGGGCAAAACCAAACTGCTGGAGTTCCAGGGCCTGGCTGACCCAGAGCCTAGCAAGCCAGCACTGCCCCGCGACAACACCATGGCTGTCACTGCCAAG GAGGGGGAACGACTGCTGGACAGCACAGGGGGCGCCCCGGACGAAGATGCACAGACCCGAGGTCAGCAGCGGAAGCTTGAGGAGATCAAGAATGAGACGGCCCCCGAGCCTCCGGCCAAAAAGGCCAAGCTGGCCAAAGACACCACTATGGTGGCCACAACAAAG GAAGCAAAGGATTTGCTAGGCAAGGAGAAGCTGGGAGACACGCGTCAGGAGACCGCCAGGAAGAGCAGTGGTAAACCCTCCCCCAAGAGGGGTGTCACTATGGCCAAGACACTGGAGGAAG CCAAGTACCTCCTGCAGGGCAAGGAGGTTGATGTGACGGAGGGCCGGAGAACCAGGTCGCAGAGCAAACCGGCACCGGCCAAACCAGCGGTGAAGCGGGCCGGAACCATGCAGAACACAGCCAAGGAGGGCAAGGAGTACCTGAAGCGCGGCAAGGGAAAGGGCAAGGGCAAGAAGACCGCCGCCGCTGCCGACGACGACAaggtggaagaagagaaagaggaggaggaggaggaagaggcggcaGAGAAGGAGGAAgccaaagaggaggaggaggaggaggatgcagagtga